GCCGCCTGGCAAATTGCCTCGCGTGGCGGCAGCGTAACGCTGGTCGAGATGAAGCCCGTCCAAATGTCGCCGGCTCATTCATCTTCCGATATGGCCGAACTCGTCTGTAGCAATTCTTTGCGCGGCGCCAGCTTGCACAATGCGGTCGGGCTGCTCAAAGAAGAGATGCGGGCACTCGACTCCCTGGTCATTCGGGCCGCGGATGCGACAGCGGTCCCTGCAGGTCGTGCCCTTGCGGTCGATCGAAACGATTTTGCGCGCTTCATCACTGAAGCGATCGAGGCCCATCCGAATATCGAAGTTCAAAACCATGTCGTCGAGAAGATCCCCGAAGACCCACACGTCGTGTTGGCCACTGGCCCGCTCACGGCAACCGCGCTGGCAGAGGCGATCCAGGAACTGCTGGGAGATGAGTCGCTCTATTTCTACGATGCCATCGCGCCGACGGTGTACGCCGATTCGATCGACATGTCCGTAGCGTTTCGCGCTTCTCGCTACGAAGAAGGGGAGGGGGACTACTTGAATCTGCCCCTTTCTCGCGACGAGTACGAAGAGTTCGTCACGGCCCTGGTCGAAGCCGAGACCGTGCCCCTGCATTCGTTCGAGGCAGCGCTGTACTTCGAAGGATGTCTGCCCATCGAGGAAATGGCGCGCCGCGGTCCCAAGACGCTGTCGTTTGGCCCGATGAAGCCGGTCGGCCTGGTTGACCCGCGAACCGGGAGGCGCCCATACGCGGTAGTGCAGTTGCGCCACGAAGATCGGGACGGGGTATTGTTCAACTTGGTGGGCTTTCAGACCAAGCTCAGAATTTCGGATCAACGAGAAATATTCCGTCGCCTGCCCGGCCTTTCGAAGGCGGTGTTCGCGCGCTTCGGGACCGTTCATCGCAATACCTACGTAAACGCACCCACCAAGTTGGGCCCAAATCTCGAAGTAAGAGTGCGGCCGGGACTCTTTCTGGCGGGTCAGATGGCAGGTGTCGAAGGATACGTGGAATCTGCTGCGCTCGGATGGCTCGCCGGGCTCGCGGCCGGCTGTGCCGCGAGCGGTCGCGAATGGCAGGCTCCGCCGGCCGAAACCGCCCACGGTGCTTTGTTGAATCACCTGACGAACGGCAACCCCAATCACTTCCAGCCGATGAACATCAACTTTGGTCTGTTCGCGCCATTGCCCGACAGCGCGCTGCGCAGTGAATCGGGCAAGCGTCGTAAACTCAAGCGAGCGGAGCGCTCAGAAATGTTCGCCGTGCGCGCCCTCGATGCCATCGCGCGCTATCGCGACGTGTCATGATGAAATGGATGCCCACAGTCGAGAAGTTTGGCACCCATCTGGGAGTCGAGCGGAACCTCTCTCCCAACACCCTGCGCGCCTATCTGGCGGATGTCCGCCAGTTTGAGCGGTTCTTGGGCGAAGGAGCAGGCGAAGTGGCGGGCAAGGACAAACGCCGCGCGAGCGATCCGTCCCAGGTGACGGTTCGGGACGTGCGGAGTTGGCTGGCGCTGCTCCACGATTCGAACAGCCCGACGACCCTGGGCAGAAAACTCGCTTCGCTTCGTTCGTTCTTTCAATTCATGCTGCGGGAAGACCTGATCGATCTCGATCCGACCGAAGGCCTTCCGGCGCCGAAGATACCGCGGCGGCCCCCGAGGCCCTTGCCAGTGGATGACTGCTACTCCTTGATTTTAAATCAGAAGCGCCGCAAGCAGGCGGACAAACCCGATCCGGACGAGGAACTCGTGGCGTTGCGCGATCGCGCGCTGGTCGAGTTTCTGTACGGCACCGGCATCCGAGTCGGTGAGCTGGTGGCATTGGATGTGCGCGATATCGAGTTGCCCAGCGCCCAGGTGCGGGTGCTCGGCAAGGGACGCAAAGAGCGAGTGGTTCCGATTCCGAAGCATGCGCTCGCGGCATTGGCTGAATGGATCGAGGCGCGCACCCGTCCCGGAGTGCTCGCCGAGCCGCTCTTTATCTCATTGCTTCGCGGTCGCGGTTCGAAAGAACCTGGCGTGCGGCCTCGGCGACTCGGGGATCGAGACATCCGGCGTATCCTGAGCGAGCGGGCGCGGGATGCGGGTATCGCCGATCGAGTCCACCCTCATCGTCTGCGCCACAGCTACGCGACGCATTTGCTCGACATGGGGGCAGATCTGCGGGAAATTCAGGAGTTGTTGGGCCATTCTTCTCTATCGACCACGCAGAAATACACGGCAGTTTCAATGGAACAACTTCGACGAATCTACGACGATGCGCACCCGCGTTCGGGGGCTCGAAGCGGAAACCACTCCAATCGCTCGCGCAACAGAACCTGAAACACGCGTTCAGTATTCGATCAAAAGGAAGCCATCGAAAATGAGGTCTGAAGATCAAATTCGATCGACAACCGTCATGGCTGTCGTCAGGGACGGCACGATCGCCATGGCCGCCGACGGCCAGGTGACCGTGGGCGATACCGTGATGAAAATGGGCGCCGAGAAAGTTCGCTTGATCGCGAAGAATCGCGCGATCATCGGTTTTGCCGGGGGGGCCGCTGACGCCCTGACGCTGCTCGAACGTCTAGAGGCCAAGCTCGAGACCCACTCGGGCAATGTGCGGCGAGCCGCTGTCGAACTGGCGCGCGACTGGCGCACCGACCGCATGCTGCGCCGGCTGGAGGCCATGATGTTGGTGGGCGACCCCGAGACGCTGCTCGTCGTGTCCGGAAACGGGGACGTGATTGAACCCGATGACGGAATCGCTGCTATCGGATCCGGAGGGGCCTATGCTCTTTCCGCCGCCCGGGCACTATCTCGCCACAGCAAGATGGGTCCGGAGGAGATTGCCCGCGAAGGGCTGCGGATCGCCGCTGAAATCTGCATTTACACCAACGACAATGTCAAAGTGATCACGCTTCCATGAGCATGCTACAGAGTTTTACACCGCGCGAGATCGTCTCTGAACTCGATCGGTTCATCGTCGGACAACGCGAAGCAAAGCGTGCGGTCGCAATCGCCCTGCGTAACCGCTGGCGTCGACAGCAAGTTCCAGAAGAGCTGCGAGACGAGATCGCGCCCAAGAACATCATCATGATCGGGCCGACGGGGGTCGGAAAGACCGAGATCGCCCGACGGCTCGCACGCCTGTCCCAGGCCCCCTTCATCAAGGTCGAAGCTTCGAAGTTCACCGAGGTCGGCTACGTGGGGCGGGATGTGGAGTCGATCATTCGAGACCTCACCGAACTCTCGGTTTCAATGGTGACCGACGAAGAGCAGCGCGCGGTTCGCAGCAAGGCCAGTGACCTGGCGGAAGATCGTGTACTCGACGCGCTGCTTCCCCCGCAGTCAGCGCCGGCGCCCATCCAGGGGCCCCATGCCGTCGATCTAGCGAAAAACGTCGAGAATCAGGAGTCGCGGGACAAGCTGCGCAAGCTCCTGCGCATGGGAGAACTCGACAACCGGGAAATCCAGGTGGAACTCAGGGATGATTCCGGCGGACCGTCGATTTCGATCATGACACCACAGGGCGTCGAGGAAATGGGGGTCCAGTTCCGAGACCTGTTCGGAAGCATGATGCCAAAGCGCACCAAGCAGCGGCATATGAAAGTGTCAGAAGCCCTCAAAGTGTTTACCAACGAGGAAGCCCTGGCATTGGTCGACATGGACCGGGTTCGCGAGTTGGCCGTCGCACGGGTGGAACAGAACGGAATCGTATTCATCGACGAAATCGACAAAGTGGCGGGGGGATCCTCGCAAGGACACGGTCCCGACATCTCGCGTGAGGGGGTGCAGCGGGATCTGCTTCCGATCGTCGAGGGCTCGACCGTACAAACCAAGCAGGGGCCGGTGCGCACGGATCACATTTTGTTCATCGCGGCCGGCGCGTTTCATGATTCGAAACCCTCGGACCTGATCCCCGAGCTGCAAGGACGGTTTCCGATCCGGGTCGAACTGGCGAGCCTCACCAGGGACGACCTCGTGCAGATACTCACCGAACCCCAGAACTCGCTGGTTCGTCAGTACGCCGAGTTGTTGAAAACGGAGGGCATCACCCTCGAATTCAAACAGGATGGCGTGCAGGCCGTAGCCGACATCGCCGCCGCGGTAAATGAGCGAATGGCGGACATCGGCGCCCGAAGGCTCCACACCGTGATGGAAAAATTGCTCGAAGACTTGAGCTTCGACGCCCCAGACATGGGGCAGGCTACGATTGTGGTCGATCGGAACATGGTCGAAAAGCGGTTGGGGGATCTGGTCGAGGATCAGGATCTTTCGCAGTACATTCTCTAATCAACCTGGCCTGGGGGATTGGTGAGCGACGCAAAGGCGCGGGTACTGGTAGTAGACGATGAGCGCTTCTTTCGCGAAGCGATCGGCGACGTCCTGAGCGCGCACGGCTATCCCTTTGTTGCGTGTGAGGATGGTGAGCGCGCGCTCAAACTGGTGGTCGCCGATAACTTTGCCGTAGCGGTGTTGGACATCCGCCTTCCCGGCATCGACGGGATCGAAGTTCTGCGGCAACTCCGGGTCGCCCAGCCGGAGTTGCGCGTGATCATGCTTTCGGCGTCCACCGATCAAGAGTTGGTGCTGGAGGCGCTCCGTCTGGGAGCCTGCGACTACCTGGCCAAACCCCTGCACGACGAAGAATTGGTGTTGGCCGTGCGCCGCGCCGCGGATACCCATCGCGTCGCGAGCGACTGGGGCAGCCTGCGAATTCGGCTCGATGAACTGGTTGGCTTGATGGAAGATCTTTCCAACGACGCGAATGACGCGACGCCCGCAGAGCGACTCTCGGTCATTCGCGAGGCGGCAGTTCGCGCCGTGTCCATCGCCTTGCGGGCGGAGAAGACTTCGCTCTTGTTGTTGAACGACGATGCGAGCCAACTCGACGTCGTGGCGTCGCTCGGTCGCGATGTCGATCCGGATCAGATGGACAGCGTAAGGATCGGACAGGGGATTGCGGGTCGAGCCCTCGAAGACTCGACCCCAATCGTCGTGGCGGATATCCGCAATGAAAGTCATTTCGTCGCCGACCTCGCGCCGGATCGTTACAACTCCGACTCGTTTGCGGTGGCTCCGGTTGAAATGTCGGGCCGACAACTCGGCGTCTTGTGCGCGACGGATCGCACGGATGGAGCGCAATTCGGCCCCGAAGATCTTTCGCTCTTGCGCTTGATCGCAGTACAGGTCGCAGAACTGCTCGGCGACGACACGGCCGACGCCCAACTCGAACGCGAGAGTTCTGCAGCGTCGACCGAGATCGACTCCTCGGGCGGCCAGTCCGAATCCGACTCAACCCAGATGATGCCCGCAGGCTGGACCCGAGATGCGATGGACGCCCAGGATCTTTTTGCCGAGGCGAGCGGGGTCGGAATCGATGCCGACGCCGAGTTGGCGCGCACGATCTGCGACGCGGTGGTCAATGAAATCGAGCCCGCGAGTCTGTTGAGTGAGGCCCTCCGAGCCATCGAGACCGTATTGGATGCGGATCCCGTCTCCCTCTATCTACTCGATCCCGAGAGCGGAGACCTGGTCAGGGAGTCGATCGGGAAGCGCGGCCTGCGTCTGGATCACGATCGGCTGCCCGGCGATCGGGGACTGACGGGAGGCGTATTTCAGCGCGGGCAGTTGATCGCGACCGCAGATCCCGAGAGCGACTCTCGCTTTGATCGCAAGGTCGATACGCCGAGCGACGGGGTCGTGGGATCGCTCTTGTGCGTGCCCCTGCGGCTGCGAGGCAAGACCGTCGGGGTGTGCCGAGTTCATCGGCCCCAAGGCTCTACGGTCTCTGCCCGAACTGGAGAGGTGCTGATCGCGGTGCTGTCTGCGGCGGTCCGCAACGTGCTCCTGTACCGTAGTCTGCTCGACAGCATCGAAGAGGTCGCGGCGGCGCGCAAGCAAGCGCGCAGCTGAAAGCTGGGCTAATAAATCGCCCACAATTCAGTCATTTACAGCGAAACCCTAAGGCGATGGTGGGCGTTTTTGCGAGCGCGCTAGAACACAACCGCGAGTGAATTCATGGAAGAACTGGTCGACAAAGCCAAGGTACTGATCGAGGCGTTGCCCTACATGCAACGCTTCGTCGGGAAGACCATCGTCATCAAGTACGGTGGCCACGCGATGACCGACCTCGAATTGCGGCGATCCTTCGCAACCGACGTCGTGCTGCTAAAGCATATCGGCGTTCGCCCGGTCATCGTGCACGGTGGCGGTCCCCAGATTGCCGCCACCCTTGATCGATTCGGCAAGAAGTCGAAGTTTGTCGGCGGACTCCGGGTCACCGACGACGAAACCATGGAAATCGTCGAGATGGTTCTCGGGGGCACGGTCAATCGCGAAATCGTCGAATTGATGCAGCAAGCCGGTGCGTCGGCGGTGGGGCTCACCGGTAGCGATGGCGCCCTGCTGCGGGTCCGGGAAAAACGGGTTGACGGCCAGAGCCTGGGTCGAGTCGGTGAGATGGTGACGGTCGATTCCGGGGTGATCGAGGCAGTGGCGGGGGCAGGGTTCATACCGGTCGTCGCCCCGATCGGCGCGGATCAAAATGGACTGACGTACAACGTCAATGCCGATGAGGCCGCCGGCGCAATCGCCGGGGCTCTGCAGGCGGAAAAACTGATCTTGTTGACCGATGTCGATGGAGTCATGGACCGGCAGGGGCAGCGCATGAGTCAGCTCTCGGTCGAAGAGGCGCGGAAGCATATCGACGAGGGGACGATTCGCGAAGGCATGATTCCCAAGGTGGAGTGCTGCACACGGGCGCTTTCCCAGGGCGTTGCGCGAACCCATATCGTAGATGGACGGGTGCTCCACGCCGTACTCCTGGAAATATTTACCGACGACGCCGGCGTCGGAACCCTGCTGGTTCCATGACAGCGGGAAGAAGGCAGTAACGGAACCATGAGCGAAACCATTACAGATCGACATCGCGGCTTCATTTCGGTGGCCGACTGGAGTGCCGACGAATTGCTCGAGTTGCTCGCGCGCGCGCGGCAGCTCAAGCGACTCCATCACCTGGGTGAGAGTGTGCAGTCCCTCCAGGGACGCACCCTTGCGATGTACTTCGAAAAACCGTCCCTGCGGACCCACGTCACTTTCGAAGCCGGCATGACCCAACTCGGGGGACACGCGATCTTGCTGCGCCCGGAGCAGGTCGGCATCGGCACACGAGAATCACCCGAGGACGTCGCTCGAGCGCTGTCGCGCTGGGTCCACGGAATCATGGCGCGGACCTTTAGTCACAGCCTGGTCGAGCAACTCGCCCGGGAGGCGAGCATTCCGGTGATCAACGGATTGACCGACTTCCTCCACCCGTGTCAGGCGATGGCGGACGTGCTGACCATGAGCGAAAAGAAGGACCCTCGACAATCGACCCTGGCCTATCTGGGAGACGGCAACAATGTTGCGCATTCGCTGGTACTGGTGGCGGCGGTGCTCGGTTTTCGCGTGCAACTCGCCACCCCCGCGAGCCACACGATTTCTCCGAGAATCTGGGAGCAGGCGGCAAAGCTCTCCAAGACCAGTGGTGCCGAGATCACCTGGACGGAGGACGCCCGAGAAGCCGTTATCGGTGCTGATTTCGTCTACACCGACACCTGGACGAGCATGGGCCAGGAGGACGAAGCCGAGCTTCGCCGCAAGATCTTCGCCTCCTATCAGGTGAACAGCAGCCTTCTCGAGTGTTGTCCCGAGGCCTGGGTGATGCACTGTATGCCCGCCCACCGCGGCGAGGAGATCACCGACGAGGTGCTAGACGGTCCCCGCAGCCTGGTCTACGACCAGGCCGAGAACCGGCTCCACGCCCAGAAAGCGATTCTCGAACGCGTGATGGGCTGATTCCGCGCGTCTCAATTCCACTCCAGACCGATTTTCATCGCCCGGGAAGAATCGAACGTCTGTTCTCGGACGCCCGTGAGAGTCGTTTCAGGCGCTCCGAATCCTCGGATCTGCTCATTGTTTGCAGTCGACACACCGATGAAAGGCGGTGGGCAGGGCGAGTGCCTGGCCATCGGGGAGACTGGTGGATGCTGGAAAGCGATGTGTCAGAAGAGGATCTCGGTCGATTTCCTCGTCTCACGTCCGATTGTGATCCAACAGCACTCAAATTGTCGCCAGCGGAGGGATTCTTGCTCTCGAGAATCGACGGACAGACATCGTGGAAGTTGCTGCGAGAATTCGGTGGGCTTACCTCCGGCGAAGTCGATGTTTGCATCGAAGAATGGCTCTATCAGGGGCTGATCGATATCGACGGAAGGGCACCTCGGGTCAAGCGACGCGAGGGTGCGATCCCCGAACCTGCGAGCAAGCGCAAGGTGCAGGGCCCCGTTGACGAGTCGCTGATCGACGCCGAACTCGATCTCGATGAAACAATCCAGCGCGAAATTCTCGAGTTCGAGCAAAAGCTCGAGTTGAACTACTTCGAAGTGCTCGGCGTTGATACTTCCGCAGAAATGCGCGACATCAAGCGCGCATACTTTGCCCTGTCGAAGCGGTTTCATCCCGATCGCTTCTTCCGAAAGAACGTGGGTCACTACGGCGAGAGGTTGCACCTCATCTTCAAGCGCGTGTCCGAAGCCTACGAGTTGCTCTCCGATCCGGCGAGCCGCAAGGAATTCCAGGCGACGTTGACCGCAGAAATTCACGTCGAAGCACTGAATAATCCCGAGGCTGCCTCAGCCAAGGCTGGAAAGAGCCAGGGCCCCATGACTCCTGCCGAGCGACTTCGCCAGCGGATGCCGTTTCGGGTGCCCGATGCCCTGCGCAAAGACAGGAACTCAAAGGGCGAAGCGCTGTTCAGGTCCGCGAAGCAATCAGAGGTCATGGGTCGCCTGGAGGAAGCAGCGTCCAATTTGCGTCTCGCCGTGGCATTTGATCCCTTCAATCGCGAATACAAGCGGACGCTGGGAGAGGTGCAGGCAAAGGTTGCGGTCGAACGCATCGAAGCATTGCTCAGCAATACCAAGGCTGGCTTCTGCGATGCCGAGAAGCGCGAGGGTCGGCGGTTGGCCGAAGAGATCCTGCTGTACCGACCCAACGATGCCAAGACGAACATTCTCGCGGCCCGGGTCTATGTCGAACTCGAAGATACCCAGCGCGCGGAAGAGTACTGCTCGCGGGCGATCGAGCTGGATCCGGCCAATGGTGGTTATCGCAGGACACGGGCAGGTGTGCACTTGTTGTGCGGGAATAAGGGGCACGCTGTGTCCGAGTTGAACAAGGCGCTCGAACTGAATTCGAGCGATCTCGAAGCGCGCAAGATGTTGGATACGCTGCGTGTAAAACGTCGCTGATTTTCGGCGAACGGAGGAAGATATGGGTCGCGTTATTGGAATCGATCTGGGAACCACGAATTCGTGTGTCGCGGTTGTGGACAACGGTCAACCGGCCGTGGTGCCGAATACCGGGGGATATCGGACGACACCGTCGATGTTTGCGATTTCCCAGGACGGCAAGCGCCTTGTGGGCCATCTCGCCAAGCGTCAGGCCATCACGAATTCGAAGGATACGGTCTACGCTTCGAAGCGCCTGATCGGTCGACGCTTCGACTCCCCCGAAACGCAACATTCAATCGACCTGTGTCCGTACGAGATCGTGCGCGGACCCAACGACGATCCGCGGATCAAGGTCGGCAGCAAGACCTTTACCTGCCCGGAGATCGCCGGAATCATCTTGCGTGAGATGAAGCGCGTCGCAGAGGAGTATCTCGG
This genomic stretch from Myxococcales bacterium harbors:
- the trmFO gene encoding methylenetetrahydrofolate--tRNA-(uracil(54)-C(5))-methyltransferase (FADH(2)-oxidizing) TrmFO; the encoded protein is MDFSGSRVLVVGAGLAGCEAAWQIASRGGSVTLVEMKPVQMSPAHSSSDMAELVCSNSLRGASLHNAVGLLKEEMRALDSLVIRAADATAVPAGRALAVDRNDFARFITEAIEAHPNIEVQNHVVEKIPEDPHVVLATGPLTATALAEAIQELLGDESLYFYDAIAPTVYADSIDMSVAFRASRYEEGEGDYLNLPLSRDEYEEFVTALVEAETVPLHSFEAALYFEGCLPIEEMARRGPKTLSFGPMKPVGLVDPRTGRRPYAVVQLRHEDRDGVLFNLVGFQTKLRISDQREIFRRLPGLSKAVFARFGTVHRNTYVNAPTKLGPNLEVRVRPGLFLAGQMAGVEGYVESAALGWLAGLAAGCAASGREWQAPPAETAHGALLNHLTNGNPNHFQPMNINFGLFAPLPDSALRSESGKRRKLKRAERSEMFAVRALDAIARYRDVS
- a CDS encoding tyrosine recombinase XerC, which gives rise to MMKWMPTVEKFGTHLGVERNLSPNTLRAYLADVRQFERFLGEGAGEVAGKDKRRASDPSQVTVRDVRSWLALLHDSNSPTTLGRKLASLRSFFQFMLREDLIDLDPTEGLPAPKIPRRPPRPLPVDDCYSLILNQKRRKQADKPDPDEELVALRDRALVEFLYGTGIRVGELVALDVRDIELPSAQVRVLGKGRKERVVPIPKHALAALAEWIEARTRPGVLAEPLFISLLRGRGSKEPGVRPRRLGDRDIRRILSERARDAGIADRVHPHRLRHSYATHLLDMGADLREIQELLGHSSLSTTQKYTAVSMEQLRRIYDDAHPRSGARSGNHSNRSRNRT
- the hslV gene encoding ATP-dependent protease subunit HslV, which translates into the protein MRSEDQIRSTTVMAVVRDGTIAMAADGQVTVGDTVMKMGAEKVRLIAKNRAIIGFAGGAADALTLLERLEAKLETHSGNVRRAAVELARDWRTDRMLRRLEAMMLVGDPETLLVVSGNGDVIEPDDGIAAIGSGGAYALSAARALSRHSKMGPEEIAREGLRIAAEICIYTNDNVKVITLP
- the hslU gene encoding ATP-dependent protease ATPase subunit HslU produces the protein MLQSFTPREIVSELDRFIVGQREAKRAVAIALRNRWRRQQVPEELRDEIAPKNIIMIGPTGVGKTEIARRLARLSQAPFIKVEASKFTEVGYVGRDVESIIRDLTELSVSMVTDEEQRAVRSKASDLAEDRVLDALLPPQSAPAPIQGPHAVDLAKNVENQESRDKLRKLLRMGELDNREIQVELRDDSGGPSISIMTPQGVEEMGVQFRDLFGSMMPKRTKQRHMKVSEALKVFTNEEALALVDMDRVRELAVARVEQNGIVFIDEIDKVAGGSSQGHGPDISREGVQRDLLPIVEGSTVQTKQGPVRTDHILFIAAGAFHDSKPSDLIPELQGRFPIRVELASLTRDDLVQILTEPQNSLVRQYAELLKTEGITLEFKQDGVQAVADIAAAVNERMADIGARRLHTVMEKLLEDLSFDAPDMGQATIVVDRNMVEKRLGDLVEDQDLSQYIL
- a CDS encoding response regulator — encoded protein: MSDAKARVLVVDDERFFREAIGDVLSAHGYPFVACEDGERALKLVVADNFAVAVLDIRLPGIDGIEVLRQLRVAQPELRVIMLSASTDQELVLEALRLGACDYLAKPLHDEELVLAVRRAADTHRVASDWGSLRIRLDELVGLMEDLSNDANDATPAERLSVIREAAVRAVSIALRAEKTSLLLLNDDASQLDVVASLGRDVDPDQMDSVRIGQGIAGRALEDSTPIVVADIRNESHFVADLAPDRYNSDSFAVAPVEMSGRQLGVLCATDRTDGAQFGPEDLSLLRLIAVQVAELLGDDTADAQLERESSAASTEIDSSGGQSESDSTQMMPAGWTRDAMDAQDLFAEASGVGIDADAELARTICDAVVNEIEPASLLSEALRAIETVLDADPVSLYLLDPESGDLVRESIGKRGLRLDHDRLPGDRGLTGGVFQRGQLIATADPESDSRFDRKVDTPSDGVVGSLLCVPLRLRGKTVGVCRVHRPQGSTVSARTGEVLIAVLSAAVRNVLLYRSLLDSIEEVAAARKQARS
- the argB gene encoding acetylglutamate kinase; translated protein: MEELVDKAKVLIEALPYMQRFVGKTIVIKYGGHAMTDLELRRSFATDVVLLKHIGVRPVIVHGGGPQIAATLDRFGKKSKFVGGLRVTDDETMEIVEMVLGGTVNREIVELMQQAGASAVGLTGSDGALLRVREKRVDGQSLGRVGEMVTVDSGVIEAVAGAGFIPVVAPIGADQNGLTYNVNADEAAGAIAGALQAEKLILLTDVDGVMDRQGQRMSQLSVEEARKHIDEGTIREGMIPKVECCTRALSQGVARTHIVDGRVLHAVLLEIFTDDAGVGTLLVP
- the argF gene encoding ornithine carbamoyltransferase, encoding MSETITDRHRGFISVADWSADELLELLARARQLKRLHHLGESVQSLQGRTLAMYFEKPSLRTHVTFEAGMTQLGGHAILLRPEQVGIGTRESPEDVARALSRWVHGIMARTFSHSLVEQLAREASIPVINGLTDFLHPCQAMADVLTMSEKKDPRQSTLAYLGDGNNVAHSLVLVAAVLGFRVQLATPASHTISPRIWEQAAKLSKTSGAEITWTEDAREAVIGADFVYTDTWTSMGQEDEAELRRKIFASYQVNSSLLECCPEAWVMHCMPAHRGEEITDEVLDGPRSLVYDQAENRLHAQKAILERVMG
- a CDS encoding DnaJ domain-containing protein, whose translation is MLSRIDGQTSWKLLREFGGLTSGEVDVCIEEWLYQGLIDIDGRAPRVKRREGAIPEPASKRKVQGPVDESLIDAELDLDETIQREILEFEQKLELNYFEVLGVDTSAEMRDIKRAYFALSKRFHPDRFFRKNVGHYGERLHLIFKRVSEAYELLSDPASRKEFQATLTAEIHVEALNNPEAASAKAGKSQGPMTPAERLRQRMPFRVPDALRKDRNSKGEALFRSAKQSEVMGRLEEAASNLRLAVAFDPFNREYKRTLGEVQAKVAVERIEALLSNTKAGFCDAEKREGRRLAEEILLYRPNDAKTNILAARVYVELEDTQRAEEYCSRAIELDPANGGYRRTRAGVHLLCGNKGHAVSELNKALELNSSDLEARKMLDTLRVKRR